CTGTTCAGTAGTGGGCTGCCCGGTGCCGGCTCCGATAAGTATAGTTTCAGCCCGCGCACGGTGACGTATTCGCGCGGCTCATCCTTGCAGCAGCCCAGAGGTACCATTCCCAGGAACACGCCGAGCAGTAACGTCTGGATTAACTTTTTGAACATGGTTTCGGGTGTTGATGCAGGAAAGCCAGAAGCCCGGACCTGGAGAGAAGCGCAGCGGGCTTTTCAAAAGTAAGCAATCCGCCAACAGCCATTCCGCTGGCCATCAAGCCACCCCAGCCGCCCGTTTCTGGCCGATGCGGCCCAGGTGGGTGTCGTGGAAGCTGGTGGCGTACTTCAGCCCGTAGCCCAGCAGCCGGTCGAAGGCGGCGTGAAATAGCAGCACCGTACCGGCCAGCAGCAGAACCGGCTGCTCCAGGGCCCAGCCGGCCAGGCCCACGGCCAGGGCCGTGGCTTTGTGGTGGACGAGGTTGTAGCAGAAGGCCCCGACGCGCGGCCCGGCCAGGTAGCCGAGCATGCTCAGGTCGGGGGCCAGAAACAGGGCCGGCAGCCACCACCAGGCATAGGGCAGGTAGGCAAACACCACGACGGCAATCAGGGCCTGGGCCAGTTCTTCGAGTTTCAGCAGCGTGTTCATGAGGTTGGGAATAACCGGTGAAAGAATACTCCAAAGGTCCGGCCCCGGCGACCCGCAAGTCGTTAACAAACGCTAAGAAAACGCCCGGCCTGTGCCTCGTCCGCGCCGCTTCCCTACTCCCGAAGCGTCCGGAGCTCCCAGGGCTAAAGCCCTGGGAGCTCCCGGAGGCCTATTTCACAGGTGCCGCCCGTTTAACGGGCCCACAGGACAAACTACCCCGCCGTTGCGGACCCGTCTTCGGCCTGCACCCGCGCCCGGATGCGGCTCAGCGACACCGGTGTAACGCCCAGGTAAGAGGCAATGTAGTGCTGCGGAATCCGTTCCAGAATCTTGGTTTTGTGGCTGCGCAGCAGGGCGCGGTAGCGTTGCTCGGGGCTTTGGGTGAGCAGCTCCATCAGGCGCTGGTCGGTGCCCAGCAGGTGGTATTCGGCCACGAGGCGTCCAAACCGCTCATACACCGGCCACTCGTCGTAGAGGCCGCGCAGCACCGCGTACGGAAACACCACCAGCTCGGTCGGCGCCAGAGCCTGAATGGCCAGCTGGCTGGGCTGCCCGGTGAGGCAGCTGGCGTAGGAGGCCATCAAATGGTTTTCGAAGAAGAAATAGGTGGTTTTCTCTTCTCCGTTGGGGAGGGTGTAAAACAGCCGGCACGCCCCGGAAAGCACCAGGGCCAGGTCGGAGCGGGTTTGCTGCTCCCGCACAAAGTACTGCTTGCGGGCCAGGCGCTCCGGCACCAGCGCCGCAGTCAGCGGGGCCCACTCGGCGTCGGTGAGCGGCACGAAGCGGTGAAGGTAAGCGCGCAGCGGATGCATGGCGGCAAGATACGCGGCAGCCGGGTTTGCTACGACCCCCGAAAGCAAACAAGCCTTCCGCCAGGGAGGCAGAAGGCTTGCGGTGCGTAGTCCGTAGGGGAATCGAACCCCTGTTGGCAGAATGAAAATCTGCAGTCCTAACCCCTAGACGAACGGACCATCTTCGGTTTTAACGCTGCAAAGATAACAGCCACCCCACGTCAGGCAAGAGCCCCTGGCCAAAAAAAGTAGGACGCTGCCAAAAAGAACTGATTTTCAACCGGAAATTTTTCGGGAGGGAGAGTCACTTAACCATCCGGAAAGACGTATCGGCAGCAGCGCAGGGGCCGGGCCGGAGTGGGTGGTCGTCGGATTTGGCGAAGTACCCCCAGCCCGCTACCTTCGCTCCGCGTTTTCCACCCGGCCCGCCGGACCAATAAACACCCATTTCCTCATTCCTATGGCTAAAATCAAAGTCGCCATCAACGGCTTCGGCCGCATTGGCCGCCTGACGTTCAAAGCGTTGCTCGAGCGCGACAACGTGGAAGTTGTGGCTATCAACGACCTCACCGACAATAAAACGTTGGCGCACCTGCTCAAATACGATTCGGTGCACGGCCGCTTCCAGGGTACCGTGGAGTACGACGAGCAGAGCCTGACCGTGAATGGCAAGCGCATTGCCGCCCTGGCCGAGCGCGACCCCAAGCTGCTGCCCTGGGGCCAGATGGGCGTAGACGTGGTGCTGGAATCGACGGGCCGCTTCGTGGACGAGGCCGGCGCCGGCCAGCACCTCACCGCGGGCTGCAAAAAAGTGGTGATTTCGGCTCCCGCCACCGGCAACATCCCCACGGTAGTGCTCGGCGTGAATGAAGACACGCTCACGGGCGAAGAAACCATCCTCAGCAACGCCTCCTGCACCACTAACTGCCTGGCCCCCATGGCCAAGGTGCTCGACGACGCCTTCGGCATCGAGAAAGGCTACATCACCACGGTGCACGCCTACACCTCCGACCAGAACCTGCAAGACGCCCCGCACAAAGACCTGCGCCGGGCCCGCGCCGCCGCCTACAGCATCATCCCCACCAGCACCGGCGCCGCCAAGGCCGTGGGCTTGGTGCTGCCCCAGCTGAAAGGCAAGCTCGACGGCATTGCCATGCGCGTGCCCATCCCGGACGGCTCTACCACCGACCTGACCGTAATTCTGAAAACCGAAGCCACCAAAGAGCAAATCAATGAGGCCCTGAAAACCGCCGCCCAAGGCGAGCTGAAAGGCATCATCGAGTACAGCACCGACCCGCTGGTGAGCATCGACATCGTAGGCAACCCTCACTCCTGCATCTTCGACTCGCAGCTGACCTCGGTGAACGGCACCCTGGTGAAAGTGGTAGGCTGGTACGACAACGAGTTTGGCTACTCCACCCGCACCGCCGACCTCATCCAGAAGCTAGGCGAGAAAATGAAGGGCTAATTCGGTACGTTATCATCTAAAAAGCCCACCAGACGATTCTGGTGGGCTTTTTGCGTTTTACCCCCACCCCACCCCCCGCTGCTTAATGCGCGGAATCCTCCGGGAGAGGGGCTCTAACTCTACCTTTCTAAAGAGCTAGATACTAGAACTAGAGCCCCTCTCCTTTTTCGGAGAGGGGTAGGGGTGAGGCGACTACAGCCAGAAGCCGTTGGAGTTGGGTTGTTACCTTTGCCCCCACTCAACATCTCACCATCTCATCACCTTGCGCGTCTGCTTTATTCTAAATCCCACCTCTGGCACCAACCGCACCCAGGACGTGCCGGCGGAGCTGGCGCAGCACGCCGCGGCAGCCGGCGCCGACTTCGCCATCTGGCCCACCGAGCGGGCCGGGCACGCCGAGGAGCTTGCCCGGCAGGCCGCTGAGGCGGGTTTCCGGGTAGTGGTGGCCGTGGGCGGCGACGGCACGGTGAACGAGGTGGGGCGGGGGCTGCTGGGTACGGCGGCAGCCCTGGGCATCGTGGCCCGCGGCTCCGGCAACGGGCTGGCCCGCCACCTGCGCCTGCCCCTCAGCCTGCCCGCGGCGGTGCGGCGCGTGTGCCAGCCCACGTTTCAGCGCATCGACGCGGGGCGCATTAACGGGCGGCCGTTTTTCTGCACGGCCGGGCTGGGGTTTGATGCCCACGTGAGTAAGCTGTTCGCCCAGGCTGGCACCCGCGGCCTGAGCACCTACGTGAAGGTGGCCCTGCGCGAGTACCGTTACTTCCGGCCCACCCCCGTGCGCATCACCCTCAACGGCCAGCCCGTGTTCGACACGCATTGCTACGTGCTGGCTTTTGCCAACGCCGCCCAGTACGGCAATAACGCCTACATCGCGCCCCGCGCCGACATTCAGGACGGCCTGCTCGACGTGTGCCTGATTGACCGCCTGCCCCTGCTGCGGGCCGTGCGGGTGGGCGTGGGGCTGGCCCTGGGTAC
This region of Hymenobacter sp. YIM 151500-1 genomic DNA includes:
- a CDS encoding diacylglycerol/lipid kinase family protein, producing the protein MRVCFILNPTSGTNRTQDVPAELAQHAAAAGADFAIWPTERAGHAEELARQAAEAGFRVVVAVGGDGTVNEVGRGLLGTAAALGIVARGSGNGLARHLRLPLSLPAAVRRVCQPTFQRIDAGRINGRPFFCTAGLGFDAHVSKLFAQAGTRGLSTYVKVALREYRYFRPTPVRITLNGQPVFDTHCYVLAFANAAQYGNNAYIAPRADIQDGLLDVCLIDRLPLLRAVRVGVGLALGTLTTSGGAVYHTSRHIRVQTQQALGFHVDGDYVAEATEFEVELDHLALEVAV
- a CDS encoding DUF4260 domain-containing protein; translation: MNTLLKLEELAQALIAVVVFAYLPYAWWWLPALFLAPDLSMLGYLAGPRVGAFCYNLVHHKATALAVGLAGWALEQPVLLLAGTVLLFHAAFDRLLGYGLKYATSFHDTHLGRIGQKRAAGVA
- a CDS encoding Crp/Fnr family transcriptional regulator encodes the protein MHPLRAYLHRFVPLTDAEWAPLTAALVPERLARKQYFVREQQTRSDLALVLSGACRLFYTLPNGEEKTTYFFFENHLMASYASCLTGQPSQLAIQALAPTELVVFPYAVLRGLYDEWPVYERFGRLVAEYHLLGTDQRLMELLTQSPEQRYRALLRSHKTKILERIPQHYIASYLGVTPVSLSRIRARVQAEDGSATAG
- the gap gene encoding type I glyceraldehyde-3-phosphate dehydrogenase; the protein is MAKIKVAINGFGRIGRLTFKALLERDNVEVVAINDLTDNKTLAHLLKYDSVHGRFQGTVEYDEQSLTVNGKRIAALAERDPKLLPWGQMGVDVVLESTGRFVDEAGAGQHLTAGCKKVVISAPATGNIPTVVLGVNEDTLTGEETILSNASCTTNCLAPMAKVLDDAFGIEKGYITTVHAYTSDQNLQDAPHKDLRRARAAAYSIIPTSTGAAKAVGLVLPQLKGKLDGIAMRVPIPDGSTTDLTVILKTEATKEQINEALKTAAQGELKGIIEYSTDPLVSIDIVGNPHSCIFDSQLTSVNGTLVKVVGWYDNEFGYSTRTADLIQKLGEKMKG